From the Paludisphaera mucosa genome, one window contains:
- a CDS encoding HAD family hydrolase, translating to MISAVIFDFNGVLVDDEWIHFDLFREVLEQEGVVITYQDYHDRYLGYDDAGCFEHVLDDAGQSYDAARIADMIARKGKRYFEVAAEGLKFFPEAAETIRRMQEAYPVAINSGALRAEIVFALERLSVRDRVAAIIAAEDALRCKPDPAGYVQALDALRAKFPRAVIQAETCLVIEDSLAGIQSAKGAGMKAVGITQTYPADDLLRAGADAVIDGLATLTPAWIDATFAGAPAP from the coding sequence ATGATTTCCGCGGTCATCTTCGACTTCAACGGCGTCCTGGTCGACGACGAATGGATCCACTTCGACCTGTTCCGCGAGGTGCTGGAGCAGGAAGGCGTCGTCATCACCTACCAGGATTACCACGACCGCTACCTCGGCTACGACGACGCCGGCTGCTTCGAGCACGTCCTGGACGACGCCGGCCAGTCCTACGACGCGGCCCGGATCGCCGACATGATCGCCCGCAAGGGGAAGCGGTACTTCGAGGTCGCCGCGGAAGGGCTGAAGTTCTTCCCGGAGGCCGCCGAGACCATCCGGCGCATGCAGGAAGCCTACCCCGTCGCGATCAACTCCGGCGCCCTCCGGGCCGAGATCGTCTTCGCCCTGGAGCGCCTGAGCGTCCGCGACCGTGTCGCCGCGATCATCGCCGCCGAGGACGCCCTGCGCTGCAAGCCCGACCCGGCCGGCTACGTCCAGGCCCTCGACGCCCTGCGGGCGAAGTTCCCCCGCGCGGTCATCCAGGCCGAGACCTGCCTGGTGATCGAGGACAGCCTCGCCGGGATCCAATCGGCCAAGGGGGCGGGGATGAAGGCCGTGGGCATCACACAGACTTACCCCGCCGACGACCTGCTCCGCGCCGGCGCCGACGCCGTCATCGACGGCCTGGCCACGCTGACCCCCGCCTGGATCGACGCAACCTTCGCCGGCGCGCCGGCCCCGTGA
- a CDS encoding glycosyltransferase, with product MQSLKRRLESTRRRSRPWPDAPVPIALTITDLDVGGAERALTSLALGLDRRRWSPRVVNLSAEGVLAATIRAHDIPVESLELDRKRPDAGVIRMAKALRHVRPALVQSFLFHANVLSRLAGPLAGSPWVLGGIRVAEHQKRWHLTLDRLTSRAGCGSVCVSTGVLRFSVEQGGLDPERLTVIPNGVDPARFDAAKASCRSELGVPEDAFLALAVGRLDAQKGLPDLLAAFERLGESSSPWRLAIVGDGPLRSWLDGQIADRPGLAGRVSTLGRRDDVPSLMRAADLLVHSAHWEGMPNVVLEAMAAGLPVVATAVEGVGELVIPGETGWIVPPRDFIALARAIGEAMQQREACLRLGRAGRHRIEEDFSTSRMVTRYEDLWAAVLGYSHTVSGV from the coding sequence TTGCAGAGCCTGAAGCGACGCCTGGAGTCCACGCGACGACGCTCCCGGCCCTGGCCCGACGCCCCCGTCCCCATCGCCCTGACGATCACCGACCTCGACGTCGGCGGGGCCGAACGAGCGCTGACGAGCCTCGCCCTCGGACTGGACCGCCGTCGGTGGTCGCCCCGGGTCGTGAATCTGAGCGCGGAGGGCGTCCTGGCGGCGACGATCCGGGCCCACGACATCCCCGTCGAGAGTCTGGAGCTGGACCGAAAAAGGCCGGATGCCGGTGTCATCAGGATGGCGAAGGCCCTGCGCCACGTTCGGCCGGCCCTCGTCCAGAGCTTCCTCTTCCACGCGAACGTCCTCTCGCGCCTGGCGGGCCCGCTCGCGGGTTCGCCCTGGGTCCTGGGCGGGATCCGCGTGGCCGAGCATCAGAAACGCTGGCACTTGACGCTCGACCGCCTGACAAGCCGCGCCGGTTGCGGCTCGGTCTGCGTCTCGACGGGGGTCCTGCGTTTCAGCGTGGAGCAGGGGGGCCTCGACCCGGAGAGGCTGACGGTCATCCCCAACGGCGTCGACCCGGCTCGATTCGACGCGGCGAAGGCCTCCTGCCGATCGGAACTGGGCGTACCCGAGGACGCCTTCCTGGCCCTGGCCGTGGGGCGGCTCGACGCTCAGAAGGGCCTGCCCGACCTGCTGGCGGCCTTCGAACGCCTTGGGGAGTCTTCGTCCCCATGGAGGCTGGCGATCGTCGGCGACGGCCCCTTGCGAAGCTGGCTCGACGGCCAGATCGCCGACCGGCCGGGGCTCGCCGGCCGGGTTTCCACCCTGGGGCGACGCGACGACGTCCCCTCGTTGATGCGAGCCGCCGACCTCCTGGTCCACTCGGCCCACTGGGAGGGCATGCCCAACGTCGTGCTCGAGGCGATGGCCGCCGGCCTGCCCGTGGTCGCCACGGCCGTCGAAGGGGTGGGCGAGCTGGTCATCCCGGGTGAGACCGGCTGGATCGTCCCCCCTCGGGACTTCATCGCGCTGGCCCGGGCGATCGGCGAGGCGATGCAGCAACGCGAAGCCTGCCTACGCCTGGGCCGCGCCGGCAGGCATCGCATCGAGGAGGATTTCTCCACGTCCCGGATGGTTACCCGCTATGAGGACCTATGGGCGGCCGTGCTGGGCTACTCGCACACCGTCTCCGGGGTCTGA
- a CDS encoding serine hydrolase — protein MPDSIREQIVTRPRCSGRRAVLMLVAAATLALGASADAAQEPTPPTAAAPPSLAERIEKLTKAHKGKASVALKNLKTGESYSLAADEPMPTASLIKFPVMIEAYRQAAEGKIDLNAPVTLRKQDKVPGSGILTDHFSDGAIFPLVDAVHAMIAFSDNTATNIVLDAIGIGSTAATMEKLGCPNTKIHSKVFRRDTSVFPERSKLYGLGSTTAAEMVRLFEELNARKLVDEKASEAMWKHLLSCDDKAKFPRFLPPGTKVAFKTGSVDESRTCAGVIETKGGAVALCVMTTDNEDQSWTDDNAGNLLCAKVAREVYDYFTAKAQPPKPEPASVKPAEAASPASR, from the coding sequence ATGCCCGATTCGATACGTGAGCAGATCGTCACGCGGCCTCGCTGTTCCGGCCGCCGGGCCGTCCTCATGCTCGTCGCGGCCGCGACCCTGGCGCTCGGCGCGAGCGCCGACGCCGCGCAGGAGCCGACGCCGCCGACCGCCGCCGCTCCGCCGTCGCTCGCGGAGCGGATCGAGAAGCTAACGAAGGCGCACAAAGGGAAGGCTTCGGTCGCCCTGAAGAACCTCAAGACGGGCGAGTCGTACAGCCTGGCCGCCGACGAGCCGATGCCGACCGCCAGCCTGATCAAGTTCCCGGTGATGATCGAGGCTTACCGTCAGGCCGCCGAGGGCAAGATCGACCTGAACGCGCCCGTGACGCTGCGGAAGCAGGACAAGGTCCCCGGATCGGGCATCCTGACCGACCATTTTTCCGACGGCGCGATCTTTCCGTTAGTCGACGCCGTTCACGCCATGATCGCCTTCTCCGACAACACGGCGACGAACATCGTCCTCGACGCGATCGGGATCGGCTCCACCGCCGCCACGATGGAGAAGCTGGGCTGCCCCAACACCAAGATCCACTCCAAGGTCTTCCGTCGCGACACCTCGGTGTTCCCCGAACGAAGCAAGCTTTACGGACTCGGCAGCACGACGGCCGCCGAGATGGTCAGGCTCTTCGAGGAGCTGAACGCCCGCAAGCTCGTCGACGAGAAGGCGAGCGAGGCCATGTGGAAGCACCTGCTGAGCTGCGACGACAAGGCGAAGTTCCCCCGCTTCCTGCCGCCGGGCACGAAGGTCGCATTCAAGACCGGCAGCGTCGACGAGAGCCGCACCTGCGCGGGGGTCATCGAGACCAAGGGGGGGGCCGTCGCGCTCTGCGTGATGACCACCGACAATGAGGACCAGAGCTGGACCGACGACAACGCCGGCAACCTCCTCTGCGCCAAGGTGGCACGCGAGGTCTACGACTACTTCACGGCCAAGGCCCAGCCCCCGAAGCCCGAGCCGGCCTCGGTCAAGCCCGCCGAGGCCGCGTCGCCGGCGTCCAGGTGA
- a CDS encoding efflux RND transporter periplasmic adaptor subunit produces the protein MPAIGESAPPQSQPSQEPRQVHPDAQASAQGGRGSSSLRRTAVLLTLAIVGGGSYFVYAGKTPKEWREAVTRVWTSHPASPGAEPAAPARLEKKPSKPWNGLVDLDDEQIASIGVLVVPVRAQTEPIKLELTGRTAYNENSLTKIRPRFDTLVVGVLAEKGRRVKKGDPLVELYSTELASAKNRYQINYVQWQHDLRFLKVREKLVKTGAISEQTYVDTINEESKSRLDYLTAWENLRILGVPETEIDPLTAHLGEASSAGDLLNVADKAKMTLRSPVDGIVIQREVVPGNLYDNNDVLLVVAPLDQLWVWANVYERDQAKVKLGQRMNIQFPFLDRTFAGTVEYVSSEVSKDSRAIQVRASIPNPDSQLKADMLVRTVLDVPPIAGQTVIPRVSMVMLHGEPFVFVRNPAAEKDVKTKLFERRRITPAQENTDTVIVHDGLKDGEEVVSNGSLILAQLYEDRQISASGTPPE, from the coding sequence ATGCCTGCCATTGGTGAGTCCGCCCCCCCCCAGTCGCAGCCCTCGCAGGAACCTCGCCAGGTCCACCCCGACGCCCAGGCTTCGGCGCAAGGTGGCCGGGGTTCGTCCAGCTTACGACGGACGGCCGTCCTGTTGACGCTGGCGATCGTCGGGGGAGGTAGTTACTTCGTCTACGCCGGCAAGACTCCGAAGGAATGGCGCGAGGCCGTGACCCGCGTCTGGACTTCCCACCCCGCCAGCCCGGGAGCGGAGCCGGCCGCGCCCGCGAGGCTTGAGAAGAAACCGAGCAAGCCCTGGAACGGGCTCGTCGACCTCGACGACGAGCAGATCGCCTCGATCGGCGTCCTGGTCGTCCCGGTCCGGGCGCAGACCGAGCCGATCAAGCTGGAGCTGACCGGGCGCACCGCCTACAACGAGAACTCGCTCACCAAGATCCGCCCCCGGTTCGACACCCTGGTCGTGGGCGTGCTCGCCGAGAAGGGCCGCCGCGTCAAGAAGGGGGACCCGCTGGTCGAGCTTTACAGCACCGAGCTGGCCTCGGCCAAGAACCGCTACCAGATCAACTACGTCCAGTGGCAGCACGACCTCCGGTTCCTCAAGGTCCGCGAGAAGCTCGTCAAGACCGGGGCCATCTCCGAGCAGACCTACGTCGACACGATCAACGAGGAGAGCAAGAGCCGGCTCGACTATTTGACCGCATGGGAGAACCTGCGCATCCTCGGCGTCCCCGAGACCGAGATCGACCCCCTGACCGCCCACCTCGGCGAGGCCTCCTCGGCCGGCGACCTGCTCAACGTCGCGGACAAGGCCAAGATGACCCTCCGTTCGCCCGTCGACGGCATCGTCATCCAGCGCGAGGTGGTGCCGGGCAACCTCTACGACAACAACGACGTCCTCCTCGTCGTCGCCCCCCTGGACCAGCTCTGGGTCTGGGCCAACGTCTACGAGCGCGATCAGGCCAAGGTGAAGCTCGGCCAGCGGATGAACATCCAGTTCCCGTTCCTGGATCGCACCTTCGCCGGCACGGTCGAGTACGTCTCCAGCGAGGTCTCCAAGGACTCGCGCGCGATCCAGGTCCGCGCCTCGATCCCCAACCCGGACTCCCAGCTCAAGGCCGACATGCTGGTGCGGACCGTGCTCGACGTCCCGCCGATCGCCGGCCAGACCGTCATCCCCCGCGTCTCGATGGTGATGCTCCACGGCGAGCCCTTCGTCTTCGTCCGCAATCCCGCGGCCGAGAAAGACGTCAAGACCAAGCTCTTCGAGCGGCGGCGGATCACCCCCGCTCAGGAGAACACCGACACCGTCATCGTCCACGACGGCCTGAAGGACGGCGAGGAAGTCGTCTCCAACGGCAGCCTCATCCTCGCACAGCTCTACGAGGACCGGCAAATCAGCGCCTCCGGGACGCCTCCCGAATGA
- a CDS encoding HEAT repeat domain-containing protein, whose translation MTAAGLYLILAASVGTIHSGHDTVRAECSDCGAEQSAVQEKVVKLRTASLWVVRRKAARGLRAYDWERHPEAVEALADAVLHDRQCLVRQEAAESLGKMKPCLPVAHEALACAAESDKSLIARHAAKKALKAVGKSCVEPCDVCGVDSEVIEEGIPPFRADPGDAAFPTIPETSPIVPETSLDPLTPTSLEVPVLPPTPSPFIPDPDAPFPARPPVGRPRIHPEDAVPLTPPSAPVDRLNPRPDELPPTPLGDDAAAPRPAWPSQAFATGSRPERPVLGSQAKVARKPARRGDGPKR comes from the coding sequence ATGACGGCGGCTGGTCTGTACCTGATTCTGGCGGCCTCGGTGGGGACGATCCACTCGGGCCACGACACGGTTCGGGCGGAGTGTTCCGACTGCGGAGCGGAGCAGTCCGCGGTCCAGGAGAAGGTCGTCAAGCTGCGGACGGCCTCCCTCTGGGTGGTCCGTCGCAAGGCGGCGAGGGGCCTGCGAGCCTACGACTGGGAACGTCACCCCGAGGCGGTCGAGGCGCTGGCCGACGCCGTTCTGCACGATCGCCAGTGCCTGGTGCGGCAGGAGGCGGCGGAATCGCTCGGGAAGATGAAGCCCTGTCTCCCCGTCGCCCACGAGGCCCTCGCCTGCGCGGCCGAGAGCGACAAAAGCCTGATCGCCCGGCACGCCGCAAAAAAAGCGCTCAAGGCCGTCGGCAAGTCGTGCGTCGAGCCCTGCGACGTCTGCGGAGTCGATTCGGAGGTCATCGAGGAGGGAATCCCTCCGTTCCGTGCCGATCCGGGCGATGCGGCCTTTCCGACGATTCCGGAAACATCCCCGATCGTCCCGGAGACCTCGCTCGATCCCCTGACGCCGACATCGCTGGAGGTCCCGGTCCTGCCTCCCACGCCCTCGCCGTTCATACCCGACCCAGACGCCCCCTTCCCGGCGCGTCCCCCCGTCGGCCGTCCCCGGATCCATCCCGAGGACGCCGTCCCGCTCACGCCTCCTAGCGCGCCGGTCGACCGTCTCAATCCCCGACCCGACGAGCTGCCGCCGACCCCCCTCGGCGACGACGCCGCGGCCCCTCGACCGGCATGGCCTTCCCAGGCCTTCGCCACCGGCTCGCGGCCTGAACGCCCGGTCCTGGGATCTCAGGCCAAGGTGGCCCGCAAGCCCGCACGGCGAGGCGACGGGCCGAAGAGATAG
- the queA gene encoding tRNA preQ1(34) S-adenosylmethionine ribosyltransferase-isomerase QueA, with protein MLTSDYDFDLPDELIAQHPVEPRDASRLMVVHRRAGTIAHRRFAELPQLLDSRDVLVRNDSRVVPARLVGRRVATGGKWEGLFLRDKEDRTWEILARTRGRPALGEVVVVGDDPGLSLALVDRGAGGSWIVRPQPAPAESGDASTFALLERYGLTPLPPYIRRGRAADDDVLRYQTVYARRPGSVAAPTAGLHFTEAVFAELASRGIATVDVTLHVGVGTFRPIEAATIEAHQMHAEWAEVAEATAERLNAARSQGGRVVAVGTTSARTLESAAASGRVEAFHGPTDLFIRPGHAFQAVDAMVTNFHLPRSSLLVLVSALGGRDLIRSAYAEAVRERYRFFSYGDAMLILG; from the coding sequence GTGTTGACCTCGGATTACGACTTCGACCTGCCCGACGAGTTGATCGCCCAGCACCCCGTCGAGCCTCGCGACGCCTCACGGCTCATGGTGGTCCACCGACGCGCCGGCACGATCGCGCATCGACGCTTCGCCGAGCTTCCCCAGCTGCTCGATAGCCGGGACGTCCTCGTCCGGAACGACTCGCGGGTCGTCCCCGCCCGCTTGGTCGGTCGAAGGGTCGCCACGGGCGGGAAGTGGGAAGGGCTTTTCCTTCGCGACAAGGAGGACAGGACTTGGGAGATCCTGGCACGGACTCGCGGCCGTCCGGCACTGGGCGAGGTCGTGGTCGTCGGCGACGACCCGGGCCTCTCTCTTGCGCTTGTGGATCGCGGAGCCGGGGGATCCTGGATCGTCCGGCCTCAGCCTGCGCCGGCCGAGAGTGGCGACGCGTCGACCTTCGCCCTGCTGGAACGTTACGGGCTCACGCCCCTGCCGCCGTACATCCGCCGCGGCCGCGCCGCCGACGACGACGTGCTGCGCTATCAGACCGTTTATGCCCGCCGGCCCGGTTCCGTGGCCGCCCCGACGGCCGGCCTGCACTTCACGGAAGCCGTCTTCGCCGAGCTGGCTTCCCGTGGGATCGCGACGGTCGACGTCACCCTGCACGTCGGCGTCGGGACTTTCCGGCCGATCGAGGCCGCGACGATCGAGGCCCACCAGATGCACGCGGAATGGGCCGAGGTCGCCGAGGCGACGGCCGAACGCCTTAACGCGGCCCGCTCGCAAGGCGGACGCGTCGTGGCCGTCGGGACGACTTCGGCGCGGACGCTGGAATCGGCGGCGGCCTCGGGACGGGTCGAGGCTTTCCATGGCCCGACCGACCTCTTCATCCGCCCCGGCCACGCCTTCCAAGCGGTCGACGCGATGGTGACGAACTTCCACCTGCCGCGAAGCAGCCTGCTGGTGCTCGTATCCGCCCTCGGCGGGCGGGACCTGATCCGGTCCGCCTACGCCGAGGCCGTGCGAGAGAGATACCGGTTTTTCAGCTACGGCGACGCCATGCTCATCCTGGGCTGA
- a CDS encoding sigma-70 family RNA polymerase sigma factor, whose product MISKNANRRDSGGSPLQIYLQDINATPLLSAEEERELAERVTAGDPLAREHMVKANLRLVVNIARGYLNKGLNLEDLIEEGNLGLMRAVEGFDGTMETRFSTYASYWIKQSIRRAVMNNGKPIRLPAYMVSLLAKWKRASNILAERIGRQPTPDEIGKALKLTKKKVGIVAKAIRVNSLTHQHENSEDEKQILDDVLTDERGKGPDELMLEADDLERILVRLDLLDDREATVIRMRFGLEPYDPMTLREVGERLGLTRERVRQLEHQALRRLTHDLEDLSDMAS is encoded by the coding sequence ATGATTTCCAAGAACGCCAACCGCCGCGATTCGGGCGGGTCGCCGCTCCAGATCTACCTCCAGGACATCAACGCGACCCCGCTGCTCTCCGCCGAGGAGGAGCGTGAGCTGGCGGAGCGGGTCACGGCCGGCGACCCCCTCGCCCGAGAGCACATGGTGAAGGCCAACCTGCGGCTCGTCGTCAACATCGCCCGGGGCTACCTGAACAAGGGCCTGAACCTGGAAGACCTCATCGAGGAAGGCAACCTCGGACTGATGCGCGCCGTCGAGGGCTTCGACGGCACGATGGAGACCCGCTTCAGCACCTATGCAAGCTACTGGATCAAGCAGTCCATCCGCCGGGCCGTGATGAACAACGGCAAGCCCATCCGCCTGCCGGCCTACATGGTCAGCCTGCTGGCGAAGTGGAAGCGGGCGTCGAACATCCTGGCCGAGCGCATTGGCCGCCAGCCCACGCCCGACGAGATCGGCAAGGCGCTGAAGCTCACCAAGAAGAAGGTCGGGATCGTCGCCAAGGCCATCCGGGTCAACAGCCTGACCCATCAGCACGAGAACTCCGAGGACGAGAAGCAGATCCTCGACGACGTCCTGACCGACGAGCGGGGCAAGGGGCCCGACGAGCTGATGCTCGAGGCCGACGACCTGGAACGTATCCTCGTGCGGCTCGACCTGCTCGACGACCGCGAGGCCACCGTCATCCGCATGAGGTTCGGCCTGGAGCCTTACGACCCCATGACCCTCCGCGAGGTGGGCGAGCGCCTGGGACTCACCCGGGAGCGCGTCCGCCAGCTCGAACATCAGGCCCTCCGGCGACTGACCCACGACCTCGAAGACCTGAGCGACATGGCCTCGTGA
- a CDS encoding protein-tyrosine phosphatase family protein, whose protein sequence is MVRRRPVLWILGVSGLLIVGLAASLAVARDRWMEKRVQVVYPGRLVRGAWQQPMPLRRIVAREGIKTIVTLTAINSTDQKFVSQSQVVRDQGLDWVIVPMRGSRATVEQMAIAADLLADPTRQPVFFHCVAGHHRTSLAHAAYLIRHEGYSARQAWETISAYSWARPDALVDRNDQFLIEEFARVQETLAPEPGSGYWEVGSGKHAQTARSQDPGDARLAAPGPDGLDRLEPGARQLRDRAAGPDLPIGADVADASGQGPS, encoded by the coding sequence GTGGTCCGTCGTCGCCCGGTCCTGTGGATACTCGGCGTCTCCGGCCTGCTGATCGTGGGTCTGGCGGCGAGCCTGGCGGTCGCCCGAGATCGATGGATGGAGAAGCGCGTCCAGGTGGTCTACCCCGGTCGTCTCGTTCGTGGGGCCTGGCAGCAGCCGATGCCCCTGAGGCGGATCGTCGCCCGCGAGGGGATCAAGACGATCGTCACCCTGACCGCCATCAATTCCACGGACCAGAAGTTCGTGAGCCAGAGCCAGGTCGTCCGCGATCAGGGCCTCGACTGGGTGATCGTGCCGATGCGCGGCTCGCGAGCGACGGTCGAGCAGATGGCGATCGCGGCCGACTTGCTGGCCGACCCTACACGTCAGCCCGTCTTTTTCCACTGCGTCGCCGGACATCATCGCACGAGCCTGGCCCATGCGGCTTACCTGATCCGGCACGAGGGGTATTCTGCGAGACAGGCATGGGAAACCATCTCGGCCTACTCCTGGGCCCGGCCTGACGCGCTCGTCGATCGCAACGATCAATTCCTGATAGAAGAATTCGCGCGGGTCCAGGAGACGCTGGCCCCGGAACCCGGCAGCGGCTACTGGGAGGTCGGGAGTGGCAAGCACGCGCAGACGGCTCGTTCGCAAGACCCTGGCGATGCTCGCCTTGCTGCTCCTGGGCCCGACGGCCTGGATCGGCTGGAACCAGGCGCACGACAACTTCGGGATCGTGCAGCCGGCCCGGATCTTCCGATCGGCGCAGATGTCGCCGACGCATCTGGCCAAGGCCCTTCGTGA
- a CDS encoding P-II family nitrogen regulator — MKLIIAIIQPTKLEAVKEALSKVEVFRLTIMDVQGFGRQKGYTEVYRGHEVTVNLLRKIELQIAVNEDFVEPTVSAILDAGRSGPDGKIGDGKIFILPLDDCIRIRTGERGPEAI, encoded by the coding sequence ATGAAGCTCATCATCGCGATCATCCAGCCGACGAAGCTCGAAGCCGTCAAGGAAGCCCTCTCGAAGGTCGAGGTCTTCCGGCTCACGATCATGGACGTCCAGGGTTTCGGCCGCCAGAAGGGCTATACGGAGGTCTATCGCGGCCACGAGGTCACGGTCAACCTCCTGCGCAAGATCGAGCTGCAGATCGCGGTCAACGAGGACTTCGTCGAGCCGACCGTGAGCGCCATCCTCGACGCCGGCCGGAGCGGCCCCGACGGCAAGATCGGCGACGGCAAGATCTTCATCCTGCCGCTCGACGACTGCATCCGGATCCGCACCGGCGAGCGCGGGCCCGAGGCCATCTAG
- a CDS encoding helix-turn-helix domain-containing protein, with protein MNLAKRIRDLRYAKGWGPDELASRAKISRTALYQIERGNTSKPQAGTLRRISRALGVPLEVLLDSTPLLGDHDGEDSAPVGTTHVGGMMSLDRPLPTERGDELMEKFRLLLASPLADGIARIVEESFRLLPIIPPPVQSETSRYLAAMDAEPNRRSRPRTQASGE; from the coding sequence ATGAACCTTGCGAAACGAATTCGCGACCTGCGCTACGCCAAGGGCTGGGGCCCCGACGAGCTGGCAAGTCGCGCGAAGATCTCCCGTACCGCGCTCTACCAGATCGAACGCGGTAACACGAGCAAGCCCCAGGCAGGGACGCTGCGACGCATTTCACGGGCGTTGGGCGTGCCGCTGGAGGTGCTGTTGGATTCCACCCCGCTCCTCGGCGACCACGACGGGGAAGACTCGGCCCCGGTGGGCACCACCCACGTCGGCGGCATGATGTCGTTGGATCGTCCCCTGCCGACCGAGCGTGGCGATGAGCTGATGGAGAAGTTCCGTCTCCTCCTGGCGTCGCCCCTGGCCGACGGAATTGCCCGCATCGTCGAGGAGTCGTTCCGGCTCCTGCCGATCATCCCGCCGCCGGTCCAGAGCGAGACTTCCCGCTACCTGGCCGCGATGGACGCGGAGCCGAATCGTCGCTCCCGGCCCCGGACGCAGGCCTCCGGCGAGTGA
- a CDS encoding acyl-CoA thioesterase, whose translation MNEVVTCDTPIRVRYAETDRMGLLHHANYAVYFEIGRTELLRARGETYRDVEDAGFFLVIVDLECKFRQPARYDDLLTLRTSVARVTHVKIVHEYKLLRDGLLLAEGRTTLACVDRAGKPQALPEMLR comes from the coding sequence ATGAACGAGGTCGTGACCTGCGATACGCCGATCCGCGTCCGGTACGCCGAGACCGACCGCATGGGTCTCCTGCATCATGCCAACTACGCGGTCTATTTCGAGATCGGCCGGACCGAGCTGCTGCGCGCTCGCGGCGAGACCTATCGGGACGTCGAGGACGCCGGCTTCTTCCTCGTGATCGTCGACCTCGAGTGCAAGTTCCGCCAGCCGGCCCGTTATGACGATCTGCTGACCCTGAGAACGTCGGTCGCGCGTGTCACGCACGTCAAGATCGTCCACGAATACAAGCTCCTGCGCGACGGACTTCTGCTGGCGGAAGGTCGCACGACGCTCGCCTGCGTTGACCGCGCGGGCAAGCCGCAGGCGTTACCGGAGATGCTTCGCTGA
- a CDS encoding phosphatase domain-containing putative toxin encodes MSPTHLAKALRDHGVRTVLNLRGPNPNQSWYRDERAASLAAGATQVDVSLSSCVWMSRIQLRTLIRALDEMRYPILIHCAWGSERTGLVSAIAELLREGSTLDDARAQLALRYLYLPVGDGRIMSEAIDQYEAWLKSEGDEHRPEVFRRWAESGYRPGKPSREDWPYDPYPLILITPPPTPQTAGEVGPTRR; translated from the coding sequence ATGTCGCCGACGCATCTGGCCAAGGCCCTTCGTGACCACGGCGTCCGCACGGTCCTGAACCTCCGCGGGCCGAACCCGAATCAGTCGTGGTACCGTGACGAACGCGCCGCAAGCCTCGCCGCCGGGGCGACCCAGGTCGACGTCTCGCTCTCGTCTTGCGTCTGGATGTCCCGAATCCAGCTCCGCACACTGATCCGCGCCTTAGACGAGATGCGTTATCCGATCCTGATCCACTGCGCATGGGGATCGGAGCGGACGGGCCTGGTCTCAGCCATCGCCGAGCTGCTGCGCGAGGGCTCAACGCTCGACGACGCTCGCGCCCAGCTCGCGTTACGTTATCTCTACCTCCCCGTCGGCGACGGCCGGATCATGTCGGAAGCCATCGATCAGTATGAGGCGTGGTTGAAATCAGAGGGCGACGAGCATCGGCCCGAGGTGTTCCGGCGCTGGGCCGAGTCCGGCTACCGGCCGGGAAAACCGAGCCGCGAGGATTGGCCTTATGACCCTTATCCCCTGATCTTGATCACGCCCCCGCCGACCCCCCAGACGGCGGGAGAAGTCGGACCCACGCGGCGTTGA
- a CDS encoding response regulator has translation MADVPGLLLSRDLLFTVKIASTARELGAHVQVAGNVDLASALIAKIQPRAVFVDLAAGPLVANENLALFQEQAGADTPFIAFGSHVDAEALEAARAAGCREVMPRSKFTVQLPDLIRRYLTTE, from the coding sequence ATGGCCGACGTACCGGGTCTCCTGCTGAGCCGCGACCTGCTCTTCACGGTCAAGATCGCCAGCACGGCCCGCGAGCTGGGCGCCCACGTCCAGGTCGCGGGGAACGTCGACCTGGCGTCGGCCCTGATCGCCAAGATCCAACCCCGCGCCGTGTTCGTCGACCTGGCCGCCGGGCCCCTCGTCGCCAATGAGAATTTGGCCCTCTTCCAGGAGCAGGCCGGGGCCGACACGCCGTTCATCGCCTTCGGATCCCACGTCGACGCCGAGGCCCTCGAAGCCGCCCGCGCCGCCGGCTGCCGCGAGGTCATGCCGCGCAGCAAGTTCACGGTCCAACTCCCCGACCTGATCCGCCGATACCTGACGACCGAATAG